The Deltaproteobacteria bacterium DNA segment TTGAGCACTCGCACTCGCAGCTAATCGCGCTCCCCATCATCCCGAAAAGAGTATCCGAGGAGCTTGACGGCTCGCTCGAGTACTATAATTACAAGGAACGCTGCATATTCTGCGACATAGTAAGGCAGGAAATCATGCAGGGAGTTCGCGTTGTATCCGAAAACCAGGACTTCATCGCGGTAACGCCTTACGCCCCTAAATCGCCGTTTGAGACATGGGTGCTTCCAAAGTTCCATGAATCGCACTTCGAGAACTCGCAAAAACACCACTACGAGAACCTTGCGCAGATATTCTCCGATGTTCTAAAGAGACTTAACGTAATACTCGACAACCCGCCCTACAACTTCATACTCCATTCGTCTCCGATAAAGGACTCTGCGACACTCGCGCACTACCACTGGCACTTCGAGATAATGCCAAAGCTTACGAAAACAGCGGGCTTCGAATGGGGATCGGGATTCTATATAAACCCCACTCCTCCGGAAGAAGCGGCTGCGTACTTAAGGGGCGCAAAGATAACATAGCGCAAGGGGCCTTGCGCCAAAGGCGGCTCCATATGGGATACGACGTACTTGAAGAAGTAATAAACCTTACCGACGAGAACAGCGCCGTATCCAGGCGTTTGAAGAAAGTAGCGAGGCTCATTGCCTCGCGTTTTGGCTGCGACGACTGCGCCATATACAGGCTGGAGGCCCGCGCAAAGGAGCTTACCCTTGCCGCCTTCTCTGGCAGAAGAAGCGCATTTAGAGAAACCTACGAGCACGGCGAAGGGGTAGCGTGGAAGGCCGTAAGCTCGAAAAAACAGGTATCGGCCGCCGCAAAGAGCAGTAACGGCAAAAAAGGCGGGCTAAGCGTCCTGGCAGTGCCGCTAACCGACGATATCTACGTCTACGGCGCCCTATACATAAAAAGCTCCAAAGCGCGGACAGGCCTCAAGACAGAGGATAAAAAGCTCCTTACCGTAATAGCGCGCCAGATAGCCTACATGCTAAAATGCGATCTGACGCTTACGAAACTTAAACGGCTCTATGACGAAAGACGGGAGCTTAACTTGAGGCTCTCACAGGCCGAAAAGCTCATGACCATAGGAGAACTTTCGGCAACCCTTGCGCACGAGATAAAAACCCCGCTCGTCAATATCGGCGGTTTTTCGGCAAGGCTGGACAAAAAAATAGAACAGGGCTCGCCTCTTAGAAAGTACGTCGAGCACATTACGACATCAGTAAAGAGGCTCGAAGGCATCATCGACGATATCCTCGCCTTTACCGAGGAAAAGGGCCTTAAATTCGAACCAATGGACGTAAACGACGCGGCAACGGCAGCGGCCGCGCTTTTTACCGGCGCCATGGCAAAATGCTCGATAGGGCTCGAGATGAACCTCTCTCAAAACCCTGTTACGGTGATGGCAGACCCTAACCAGCTGAAAATCGCCTTTGACAACCTGATTGCCAACGCGGTGCAGTCGATGAGCGATAAGGGCGGTCGGCTCTATATAACGACCAGAAATGAAAACAACTGGGGCGTGTTCGAGATAACGGACTCGGGCGGCGGCATAGACCCGCTAAAGATGTCGAACATATTCAACCCGTTCTTCACAACCAAGGAAAGCGGCACAGGGCTTGGCCTCACCATAACCGAGAAGATAGTCACAAGGCACAGGGGCAAAATAGAGGTTCGAAACGACTTTGGAACAGGCATGACCTTTACGATAAAGATACAAAAAGCCCCAAAAGGAAAATTAACGAAAAATTAGCGCATTTCCAGATTTTTGGGGTATAATTAAGAAACAGGCCGATAAATCATGACAAAAAAGAAAATACTCATAGTCGACGACGAGGAAGGCATCAGGCTTCTCTTTAAGGAAGAGCTCGAGGAGGACGGATACTCTACTGTATTGGCCTCCACGGGCGAAGAGGCCCTTGAGCAGCTTACGGGCGGCTCCTTCGACCTCGTGCTCCTTGACATCAAGATGCCCGGGATGGACGGCGTTGAGGTGCTAAGAAGGGTTAAAGAGCAATGGAAGGCCCTTCCGGTAATCCTTTGCACGGCCTACCCGCACTATAAGCAGGACTTCGGCACATGGGCCTCGGACGCGTACGTGGTAAAGTCATCGGACTTAAAAGAGCTGAAAGAAAAGGTCCGGGAAGTCCTTGGCAAGTAATCAGGCACCCTACTACCCCGGCTTCAGGAACACAAGCACGCCCTAGCAAACCCAGGACTTTTCAAGGCCGATAACCCGCCGTTTGGCCGGGGCGCTATTTTACGCGCATGTCTCCTTGCTTTTCCAAAAGCAATTCTATATAATAAATGATTGTAAGGTCCTGGACATACCCGTCATAGTGGCATCAAATTACGGGGGGTTAGCTCAGCTGGGAGAGCGTCTGGTTCGCAATCAGAAGGCCGAGGGTTCGATCCCCTTACCCTCCACCAGTACTTACGCGGGGTTACGGCAAACAACGTAACCCCGTTTTTTTCAAAGAAAGCTTTTTATCGACAGGATGGATAAACTCACTCTGACAATCATCGCGCTCACTGTAGCGGCCCTTATCCTGAACATGCCGTTTGGATATCTCAGGACCAACCACAAGAGAATGAGCTTCATGTGGCTCTTCTACATCCACGCCCCGGTGCCAGTCATCGTGGCCTTTAGGCTCCTTTCCGGGATTAGCTACAAGTATATACCGCTCTTTCTGGCCGGGGCTATATGCGGCCAGTTCCTTGGCGGCAAACTCAACAAAAAACGCATCTCATAGGCTTCCGGATATCGGAACTGCCCAGTAATTACAGCAAAAAAAATACGCGGCGGACGAAAGCGTCCGCCGCGTAGCAACCGGCTATCAGGCTATCCGCTCTCTTACTTCGAGGCAGACACGCAGTATGCTATCTTTCTCGTCTTTCCCTTCTTAAGGCTCATGCACTCGGGCGACGAGGCCCCTGCCCCTGTAACATCAGGCTCGTAATCGCCGTACATATAGGTCTCCGGAGCGAAGTACGCCGCATTGCTTACGGCATCTGAGGCAGCGGCATTGGTGCTGGAAGCCAGCATTACACCGCCGCTTGCGGCGCTGTATCCGGATAAAGTTCCACCTGCCGTAAGGGCCAGGAAGAGCGGCAACTTCCACGCGCCGACCATCACGAACACGCTCGAATTAACAGTGACATCGAGATTGCTTACCAGCGCGGCCGTATGGTTCATAAATCCGCCCCACTGCTCTCCGGCGCCCGTTACGCCGCCGCCGGTTATTGTCAGGGTAAGAAGCGGCGCGTCGATTGTTGGCGTAGTCGCCATATTATAAGCAACCGGATCAACGGTGCTGGCAGAGTTAAGGCCTATGGAAGCGGCAGTCAGCGCCACCGAAGAACCCGTTAGAGTGCCTGTGCCGTTTATCTCGCCTGCGGCAGTAACGCTTACAACACCTGTGCCTGCGGCTATGCCTGTTACGACTATATTGTTAGCGTCAACAAAGGTCACGTTCGAGTTATTGGCGCTCGTAAGGCTTATGCTCGCCGCGTCGTTTGCCGAGCCAAGCGTTATAGCTCCCCCGGCAAGAGCGCCGGTTGTATCAACGGTTAGCGCGCCGCCAACGATAGTTCCGCTTTGCGTGACATCGCCGTTCGTAGTTATGATTGCGGCCCCTGTGCCGGAGCTTATCCCTGCTATTACAACAGAAGTAGCGGCATCATAAGCGATCGCAGAATTAACGGTACTAAAATTTATCGAACCTGCCGTGTTGGCTGCGGTAGTAAGGTTTATGGCGCCGCCTGCCGTGGTGCTTACACTGAGAAGCCCGGCAACTACCGGCGCCGCACTCTGCGTAACCGTGCCTGCGGCAGTTACAGAAGAACTCGCCGTGCCCGAATCCAGAAGCGCTATCTGCACGGCATCGGCATCCTTATACGATATGGCAGAAGCGTTGCTCTTTAAAGCCACTGAGGCCGCATTGTTATTGGCCGTTGCGAGGCCTATGGTGCTCGTAGTGGCCGCGCCGGTTGTCGTATCGACAGTAAGCGCATTAGCGATTATCGGCGAAGTGCCTCCCTGGCTTACAGGGCCGGCGACCGTGAGCGTTGTAGAGGCGCCTCCGGAGTTTATACCGGTGCCTCCGACTATAACACCGTCGGCATCCCAGAAGAATATGTTCGAGCCGCCGCTTGAGAGGCTAACCGAGCCGACTGTGTTTGCAAAACTGTCGAGCTGTATGACGCCTGTCGCGTTTACAGTTAGAAGCCCGGTCGTGTTTATGGCCGAGCCATGTGTTACACCGGCCCCTGCCGTTATGGTCGCGGCCTTTGTGCCCGCATCAAGCGCGGCTATTGTAAGGGCCCCTGCCGCCTGGAACGCAACAGTTGAATCATTGCTGTTAAAATCTATTGCATTGACGGCATTGGCCTGGCCTCCAAGCTGTATCTGCCCGTTGCCTGCCGGAATGGCGCTCATATCGATTACAAGGGTATCGGCCGTAATCACCGCAGCCTGCGTTAGCGCACCGCCTATACCCTGCATGGAGATAGTAGAGGTTCCCAAACCGCTGTTAAGGCCGTTTATAACTAGCGCTGTCGAATCCTTATAAGCAATAGCCGTATCGTTTGCGCTTACGAGGTTTATGGCATAGGCCTCGTTGGCAAAGCTATCGAGCGTTATAGCCCCTGTGCCTGCCCCTGCTCCGGTGGTGTCGACAGTCAGGACTCCGGTTCCGGATGGCAGCGTTATGGCGCTACTTTGCGTAACATCACCTGTGGCAAATACCATAAGGCTTCCGCCAAGCGTAAATGCCGCGCCGTCAAGCACCGCTCCTGTCGGCGTTGTCTGTCCGTAGTAAAGAGTGACAAGCCCTGTGCCTGCGCTAAGGCCTGTTATCGTAAAATCATCGGCATCCTTATACGATATCGGCTGGCCGCTGACACTTGTAAGGTCTATAGTCGCCGTATTGTTAATCTCGGTTGAGAGGTCTATCTTGCCGCCTACCGCTGCGCCTGTCGTAACGACAGTGAGCGTGCCGCCGATGATCTCGCCGGTGCCGGTGGCGCTGCTTTGCGTAACATCGCCCTTTGCCGTTATGCTAACAAGGCTTACGGCATCGGCAGTGTTTATGCCCTCGGTCGAGCTGTCTAAGGCCGCGATATTTACGCCGTCCGCGTCGACATAGGTTATATCGCCGCCGCTGGTAAGAAGATTAATGTTCGTCACGTTGTTTGCCGTATTGCCAAGAAGTATTATCTGTGTCGGCGTCGCTGTTACATCCACCTTTAGCCCTGCGGCAATTATCGGCTGCGCAGTGTTATCGATGGTACCGTCGTTTATAAGTATCGTATCGCCTACAGTTGTTATTCCGTTTGTCGGCGTGCCCGTGCCGTTAAGGCTGTCTATGGTCAAGCCGCCCGAATCCTTGAGCTTTACAGACGTTGTATTTGCCGCTATGGTGTCTACCGTGTTCCAGGTGCTCACAGGGTCGAGATTATACGCCCCTCCCACCCCAAGAAGCTCAAGCCTCGGCGTGTTTATAATGGTGCCCGCTACCTGGGTTACCATGCCTGTGCTCTTTAAGGTAAGGAGCGTAGAGGCCGTAAGATTGCCAACGCCAAAGCCTCCTGTTACGTCGTTAAAGTACACGGTGCCGGTGCTGCCCGTCAGGTTCCCTGTTATGTTATTGGCGCCACCAAGCGTGTATGTCGCGTTAATACCACCAAGGAGATCCAGTCCGGCGGCCAGTATCACTCCGGTACCTGGTTCGGTGACCGAGCCGTTTGTAACATTGAGAGTGACGTTTTGCACAGCTGCAACAGTCGGGGTTGTTACGTTAACTATACCGGTAGAGCCGAGGACAAAACCGTTTGCGTCTGTAAACGATACAGCCCCGCCCCTGTAGGTTATATTGAGAGTGCCTACGTCGTTTGCGCCGGTAAGTGTAACGGCGCCTCCGGTCGTTCCGGTAACATTGACATTCAATATGCCGGTCGTCGTAAGCGAACCTCCGACCCCGGTGGTTATGGAGGCCGTTCCTGTCTGGTTAAGAGTAAGCGTACTGCCGCCGCCTGCGGTAACAGCGGCGTTTATGGTTATGCCGTCGCCGTTTAGCGTAAGCGGGGAGGCCGCGGTATCTATGACGAAGTTCACTGTCAGCGCCCCGGTGCCTGCGCCGTAACCTGCCGTATAGGTAGTCGGCATGGTAGTGCTGATAGCGGCGTCTATGCTGACAGCGCCCATTGCCCCTATCTCAAGGGAGCCTGCCGTTACGCCTGCGGGCGGGGCAGTTATGCTAAGGGTGCCGCCGGAGATAAGGCTCGCGAACCCGGTGCCGGCATCGACAGTCGTGATATTAAAGCTATTGGCGTCGACATAATAGATATCATACGCCGTGGCGCCGTTTTGCGTGACAAGGTTCAACGCCGCGACATCGTTTGATGTGTTAACGAGCGATATTGTCCCGTTGTTTTGCGTATCTATATTAAGCGTATTTGCGCGTATCTTGTCATTAGCAGTCGTGTTTGTCTGCGTAACCGCGCCGGTTGCAAGAAGCGTCACGTTGTTGATCGTCGTGTTGCCGGTATCGATACCAAAGGTAGAGCCGTCAATGGCGGCTATTGCAAACCCGTTTGCGTCGGTATAGGCGATATCCGCGCCCGTTGTGATAAGGTTTAGCGTAGAAACGTTGTTTAACAGATTCGTAAGTGTAATGGCTGCTGCGCCATTTGAGACCTTAAGCCCTGCGGCAACTATTTTATCGGTATTCGTTAATGCGCCGTTATTGATAAGTATGGTATTGCCTGTAGTCGTTATACCTGCCGTAGGCGCGCCGGTGCCGTTAAGGGTGCCGATGGTAATACCGCCGGTATCGCTAAGCTTCACAGAGCCGGTATTTGCCGCTATCGTGCCAACTGTATTGCCGCCTGCAAAAGTATACGCCCCGCCCGTGCCAAGCAGTTCGAGCCCAGGAGTATTTATCGCGCTTGTCTGCCCTACCGCTCCTGTGCTCTTTAGCGTAATAAGCGTTGCCGCAGTCACGCCTACTGTGTTTACGGCTCCGATATTAAAGCCGGTATTGTCCTGGAACTTAAGAGTATCTACATTCGAGGCCAGGTTCGTTATGGCGTTATCCTGCGTATGAAGCGCATACGTGGCCGTAGTACCAAGGAGTTCGAGCCCCGTAGCCGTTATTATGCCGCTCTGGGTAACAGTGGCCGCGGAGTTGACGTTTAACGTCACGTTCCTTCCTGGGCCGTTTGCAGTTATCGTGCCGACTGTGAATGCATCGGCATCGGCATATGAAATATTGCCGTTAAAAGTCTGAAGGTTCACTGTGCCGGATACATTGTTAGCCACATTATTTAACGTCAGATTGCCTGCGGCAGTAACCTGCGCGGTAAGGGTCGCGGCAACAACGCTGCCCGAGCCGCTTATGCCTGTTGCGGCGTTTATGGCAAGTGTTGACGGCGTTCCGGTGCCTGCCGTGACAACGGCGTTTACGGCAACGGTATCGCCATTTAGCGTAAGCGTAGAAGCCACTGTGCTGACATCGAAGTTTACCGTAAGCGCGCCCGTGCCCGCACCGTAACCTGCCGTAATGGTTGTAGGCGAAGTAAGCCCGGTCATTGCCGCGCCTATGGTAACATTGCCCATTGCCCCTATCTCAAAGGAACCTGCCGTCACGCCTGCCGGGGTTGCGGATAGTATAAGGTCTCCGCCGGAGATAAGGCTCGCGAACCCGGTTCCGGCATTTACCTGGGTATTTATATTGAAGCTGTCGGCGTCCACATAATAGATATCGCCGTTAACTCCGCTCCTTAAATCTATATCCGTTGCATTGTTAAGGGCGTTGGTTGCCGTTATACCGGCGGTCGCCAGCGCGCCGCTTGTATTGATTGTGAGCTGTCCACAAAGTATTTCTTCACCGGCGGCAAGTCCCTGCCCTACCGCGCCAAGGGCGGTAATGGACACGGCGCCTGTGCCGGCGGTTATACCGGATACCGTAACTCCGTTCGTATCCGAATAGCTTATGCCGCTATTCGAGGTCTCGGTAAATTTTATACTGGTTGCGTCGTTTGTCCCAAGAGCAAGTGTGATGCCTGCGCCTGCATTGACTGTAAGGAGATTTGTCGTTACGCCGCCGTCTATGGTCTCTGTCACCGCGCCGCCGGAGGTAAGCGTAAGATTGAAAGTGCCTGTGCTTATCGGGTCGGTTATGGATATGCCGCCGCCAACAGGGTTCCTTATTGTGGTATCGGCATTGAATGTAAATCCTGCCTCAGGGCCAGGGCCGTCACCGAAGACTATGATTCCGCTTCCCGTGGCGCTGCCTATTGTAATGGACGTGAACCCGCTCTGTATCTGACCAAGATCAACGACATCGAGGTTAAGCCCGCCAACTCCTCCGGCAAGCCCTATGGTGGTTGTTGCTGTGCTTGGCTGCAGCACAAGCGCGCCCACGCCGGTCGTCTGTATTGTACCGGCTCCTGACGTAAATATCATGTCGTCGGCAGTAAGCGTAAGATTGCCGGAAACGGTTATGCCTATCAAAGCGCCGACGGTGTCGACCGTAAGCGCAATATTATCTATAAAATCCAACGAGCCGGTGTCTGCTGCAAGAAGAGTAACGTTATTGGTGCCGGCGTTAAGGTTGTATATGCCGCCTACTCCGCGAAGCTCGAGCCCCGAGGCGGTTATGGCGCCGGTGGCGCCCTCGGCCACAGTGCCGGTGCTGTCGATCGTCATGGTCCCCGAAGCGTTTATACTGCCGTCAAGCGTAATGCCTCCGTCAGCGGTTACGGTCATGTTGCCCGAAGCGCCGCTTGCGACGACCGTAGAGCCGTTACTTATGGTAACGGTACCGGAAGTCCCTGCCGTAACAGTCACATCCCCTACGGCAGAAACACTCGAGGAGCCCTGGATGACAACACTGCCGCCGGCAGAGGTCACGCCTGCAACAAGGCTTACAAACGACCCGGGGGCGCCGATATTTATCAGTACATCGCCAAAAGACGCCGCCTGCCCAATAGTTATGTTTTGTCCGACGCTTATATCTATGCTGCCTGTTTCGGTCTCAAAAGCCGATCCGGATGCCGCAGAGCTTGTAATGATATCGGAAGTGCCACCGGTGGCCGTGACAGTTATCGTTCCGCTGTCGGTATGAATGCCGTTCGCGCTCAAGAGCGAGATATCGATGGTGCCGTTATTCGTAAGCGTCAGAGCGCCGCCGGTATTCTCGATACTCCATCCCAGGCCAAGCGCCAGATAAAACGCGTCCACCGTCAGGCCGCCGCCTGTATCGGTATTACGGATAATAATATCGCCTGACGTAATATTCTCGCCGTTTATTCTTGTAACATTCGTATCGAGATTAATGCCTGTGTCAGTGCTAAAGAAGAGATCCGCAGCAGTCACGTTCATCGTGCCAATACCGTTAGTATCCGTGATAGCGCCAAGCGGCGCTATCAATCTTACAAACCCGGCGGCGTTCGATATGGTATCCACCCCGAAGCCGGTATTGCTCGATATGTAAACGCCTCCCGTGCTCAAAGGATTAACAAACACCTGCACAACATCAATACTATCCAGAATTACCGGGGCCGCTGCCGTGCCTATGGCATTGCCCGCGCCGTCATCTCCGCTATACATTATAACGGTCGAGACATTGCCGCCAAGTCCATCCGAATCGGTTATGGTAAAACCTGCATTGGTTATCGCGCCAAGCGTCGGGGTGCCGGGAGTGCCTGTGCCGTCATCCCACTGACCGGCAATGCCGCTTATATGGTCGGCAAGAAGCGTAAGGGTAAGTGGCGTACCGGCGGTAACTGTGTCAAGTATGACATTGCCGGTTATATCTATGCCGTCCTCAGCCCATATTGTGGTATCGAGAGTAAAAGTGCCGGATACGGTGGCAGTAAGCGGGTCTATAATGAACGTGCCGATTGAACCGCCGGGGGCCGAGCCGTTGGCAGTGCCTGCGAAGGCCACGTTACCAGCGGCGCTAAACTCTGCACTACCGCCGTTACCGGAGACCGTGCCGCCCGAGATATCTATAAGCTGTCCGCCCTCTGCAGTCGCGTTGCCGTATGAATAAAGATAGATACTTCCGCCATTCGAATTAACGTCCGCGCCTGCGGCAGATACAATGCTTCCGGAGGCAAGGGTTAGCGTATCGTTTGCTACAACGGATATACTTCCCGCGGTGCCGTTATCTGCGACATTGGCCGATATGGTGCCGGAGTTCGTTATAATATCGCCCGTTAACCTTATAACCCCACCGTCATTGACGATTGCATTGGCCTCGATAACGCCAGAGTTGTTGACAACGGACTTTACCGCATTGTACGCGGACTTTGCCGTGATATAGACCTCGCCGCCATTTGCGCTGATTGTGCCGCTGTTATCGACAGAAGCGCCGCCAAGGGTAGCAGAATCGACCACAAAACCAAAGATAGAATCGCCGCTAAAGGTGAGCACCATCTGCTCGCCCGCGCCGATAAAGACCTTGCCAAGGGTAGCGCTTACAACGCCGGTATTTGTTACACTCGGGGCGCTAAGCACCACGTCGCCGCCGGAGGCATTTATAAGGCCGTTATTTACAACAGAGGTAACGGTAGAGCCGTTTGCCTGTGAAAAATTGTAATTACCCGAAAGAAAGTCATCGTCTGAAATATTCATCGTGCTCGCAAGAAACGAACTCACGTTCACGGAAGCACCGTTGCCGATGATGATGCCGTTTGGGTTTAAAAGATACACTCCTCCATTGGCATTAAGAGCGCCGTTTAAAAATGAAGTGTCCGCGCCGATAACCCTGTTTAGCGCTATGGACGACGCCGTCGGCTGAGTAAAGTTCACGCTCTCGCCGGAAGCTATGCTGAAAGAGCCCCAGTTGATTATCGCCTTCTGGGTCGACTGCGTTATGTCCATCGTGGAGCCAGATGAACTTACCGTAGCCCCTCCGGCGGTAACGCTGCCGTCTTGCGGCAAGGCATGTGCTATAAAAGGCGCCATAAGCAAGACCGCGGCAAATAACGCGGCAGCCGTAAAAAATACTCTTGATTTGAACATATTCCCTCCGGAATTAGTAATGTTAGAAAGCGGACTCATCGCGCCATTGGCGCGCCTTAGAACTTAAGCAGCTTAAGCCTGGCCATCACCGTATATATCCTGTCATCGCTTCTAATACTCCTGCTCCTTACGGGCGCGGCAACGTCGCCGGTGGCCTCTATTCTGTCGAACAGGTCTATTCTCAAACCGACGCCAACGCCGGTCAAATCATCGTTCTTATTTTCGCCTGCGTAAAGGTTATTTCTCCTTACGCCGCCGTTGTCGGCAAAGGCCGCTATACGAAGCATATCGCCGACACGGAAACCCCATAGCGACCAATTGCCGGAAAACGGAATAAGCGGCGCAGTAACCTCGAAGGTAGCGGCGTAACCGGCATCCCCGAGGCAGGTGGCGACGTTATAGCCTCTTACAGAACCCGGCCCTCCTATTGCGAACATCTCGGGGGTAACGAGCCTCTCTGCGCTAAACTGCCCTGCCAACTTCAAAAGAAGCAAAACATTGCCGGCCCTCTGTATCCTTGCTATATCGACGCTAGCCTTCTCAAACTCCCCGTTCGCGCCAAGGCGGCTCTGGTTAGGATCTTCTTTTACGTCCGGAAGGCTGCCCGCGAAATCAGGGAAACCGTGGGAATAGGTAAGCGAAAAAATCGTCTTTCCGTTATAAGAATCTATCCTGTCGTAATCGAAGCGCAGGTATCCAACAGCAAGGTCGTCGTTGGTAAGCTGTTCCTTCAAAACATACTCGAACATGTGCTTACGGTCGTAGCCCAGCGTGACGGTGAAGTTCGTAAGCCGCTTTACTATGAACGGATGACTTATGTATCCGCCGAATATATCGGACTTGCCCTCTATGCCGAGGTCCACCATGGGCCCCTCGCCGACTATATAATCCGCCTTTATGTAGCGCACGCCGACCCTCGTGCCGGAATCAGCAACCGGAATGGAATAATCTATGCCCATATACGTGGTGCTGTCGGAAGGATTTCCCACAAAATACGTGCCTGAAAAGGTCGAACCTATGAACGGATCCGTGAGGCTCAGGTACGCGCCGTAACGGTCGCGGCTGATTTCCTTGTTGCCGTAATTATTATATTCGAGCGTAAGAGACACCGGCGTCTTATCCTCGGCCGATATGAGCACGTCGGTAGAGCCCGGCTCCTCGCCCTTTGAAAGAACGGCTCTCGTATGCAGCCCAGGCGTGCGGTTTGCCAAAAGCACTGCGCTTTCTATCTCGTCTTCGCTAACGACCTTTCCCTCGAACTCGTCGAACCAATCCATCACGTAGCGCGGCGAGTAATAATCCAGGTTCATATCGCCCTTGCCAACGCCTTCGGGCATAGTGGCCGAAACATTCAACGTGCCGAGGTTGCCTTCAAGCACGGCTATCGTAACTATCGCGGTATCCACCTGCTGCGCCGGCACGTACGCCCTCGCAAGCATCATGCCCTTTGAATGGTAATACGCGGTAATCGCGTCGGCCACGGCCTTGAGGTCGGCGATCGTGTAGAATTTTTTAGTCTCCCACTCCTTCTTAACCTTGAACTCCGCTATCGCCCGCTCTATCTCCGCCTCGCTTACCTCCACGTTGCCTGCTATTACGAACTTTTTCACCTCGATTATTCTGAGGTCGTCATCGGCCGCGTAGAGCGGCGCAGCAAGAAACAGCAGCACGGCTGCCATAACCAATGGAAGGCCCTTGCGAATAAACGATACCGTCATTCTGTCTTCTCCGAATATGTTTTTTTTACTAACTTTACCGCCGCAGCTTAGCGGCCGATGGCGCCGTACTTAACTCAACTTAATTTTACTTAACTTTGCTTAACTTGACTTAAGAACCAGGCTCAGAAAAAAGCGTAACTACGC contains these protein-coding regions:
- a CDS encoding filamentous hemagglutinin N-terminal domain-containing protein; translated protein: MFKSRVFFTAAALFAAVLLMAPFIAHALPQDGSVTAGGATVSSSGSTMDITQSTQKAIINWGSFSIASGESVNFTQPTASSIALNRVIGADTSFLNGALNANGGVYLLNPNGIIIGNGASVNVSSFLASTMNISDDDFLSGNYNFSQANGSTVTSVVNNGLINASGGDVVLSAPSVTNTGVVSATLGKVFIGAGEQMVLTFSGDSIFGFVVDSATLGGASVDNSGTISANGGEVYITAKSAYNAVKSVVNNSGVIEANAIVNDGGVIRLTGDIITNSGTISANVADNGTAGSISVVANDTLTLASGSIVSAAGADVNSNGGSIYLYSYGNATAEGGQLIDISGGTVSGNGGSAEFSAAGNVAFAGTANGSAPGGSIGTFIIDPLTATVSGTFTLDTTIWAEDGIDITGNVILDTVTAGTPLTLTLLADHISGIAGQWDDGTGTPGTPTLGAITNAGFTITDSDGLGGNVSTVIMYSGDDGAGNAIGTAAAPVILDSIDVVQVFVNPLSTGGVYISSNTGFGVDTISNAAGFVRLIAPLGAITDTNGIGTMNVTAADLFFSTDTGINLDTNVTRINGENITSGDIIIRNTDTGGGLTVDAFYLALGLGWSIENTGGALTLTNNGTIDISLLSANGIHTDSGTITVTATGGTSDIITSSAASGSAFETETGSIDISVGQNITIGQAASFGDVLINIGAPGSFVSLVAGVTSAGGSVVIQGSSSVSAVGDVTVTAGTSGTVTISNGSTVVASGASGNMTVTADGGITLDGSINASGTMTIDSTGTVAEGATGAITASGLELRGVGGIYNLNAGTNNVTLLAADTGSLDFIDNIALTVDTVGALIGITVSGNLTLTADDMIFTSGAGTIQTTGVGALVLQPSTATTTIGLAGGVGGLNLDVVDLGQIQSGFTSITIGSATGSGIIVFGDGPGPEAGFTFNADTTIRNPVGGGISITDPISTGTFNLTLTSGGAVTETIDGGVTTNLLTVNAGAGITLALGTNDATSIKFTETSNSGISYSDTNGVTVSGITAGTGAVSITALGAVGQGLAAGEEILCGQLTINTSGALATAGITATNALNNATDIDLRSGVNGDIYYVDADSFNINTQVNAGTGFASLISGGDLILSATPAGVTAGSFEIGAMGNVTIGAAMTGLTSPTTITAGYGAGTGALTVNFDVSTVASTLTLNGDTVAVNAVVTAGTGTPSTLAINAATGISGSGSVVAATLTAQVTAAGNLTLNNVANNVSGTVNLQTFNGNISYADADAFTVGTITANGPGRNVTLNVNSAATVTQSGIITATGLELLGTTATYALHTQDNAITNLASNVDTLKFQDNTGFNIGAVNTVGVTAATLITLKSTGAVGQTSAINTPGLELLGTGGAYTFAGGNTVGTIAANTGSVKLSDTGGITIGTLNGTGAPTAGITTTGNTILINNGALTNTDKIVAAGLKVSNGAAAITLTNLLNNVSTLNLITTGADIAYTDANGFAIAAIDGSTFGIDTGNTTINNVTLLATGAVTQTNTTANDKIRANTLNIDTQNNGTISLVNTSNDVAALNLVTQNGATAYDIYYVDANSFNITTVDAGTGFASLISGGTLSITAPPAGVTAGSLEIGAMGAVSIDAAISTTMPTTYTAGYGAGTGALTVNFVIDTAASPLTLNGDGITINAAVTAGGGSTLTLNQTGTASITTGVGGSLTTTGILNVNVTGTTGGAVTLTGANDVGTLNITYRGGAVSFTDANGFVLGSTGIVNVTTPTVAAVQNVTLNVTNGSVTEPGTGVILAAGLDLLGGINATYTLGGANNITGNLTGSTGTVYFNDVTGGFGVGNLTASTLLTLKSTGMVTQVAGTIINTPRLELLGVGGAYNLDPVSTWNTVDTIAANTTSVKLKDSGGLTIDSLNGTGTPTNGITTVGDTILINDGTIDNTAQPIIAAGLKVDVTATPTQIILLGNTANNVTNINLLTSGGDITYVDADGVNIAALDSSTEGINTADAVSLVSITAKGDVTQSSATGTGEIIGGTLTVVTTGAAVGGKIDLSTEINNTATIDLTSVSGQPISYKDADDFTITGLSAGTGLVTLYYGQTTPTGAVLDGAAFTLGGSLMVFATGDVTQSSAITLPSGTGVLTVDTTGAGAGTGAITLDSFANEAYAINLVSANDTAIAYKDSTALVINGLNSGLGTSTISMQGIGGALTQAAVITADTLVIDMSAIPAGNGQIQLGGQANAVNAIDFNSNDSTVAFQAAGALTIAALDAGTKAATITAGAGVTHGSAINTTGLLTVNATGVIQLDSFANTVGSVSLSSGGSNIFFWDADGVIVGGTGINSGGASTTLTVAGPVSQGGTSPIIANALTVDTTTGAATTSTIGLATANNNAASVALKSNASAISYKDADAVQIALLDSGTASSSVTAAGTVTQSAAPVVAGLLSVSTTAGGAINLTTAANTAGSINFSTVNSAIAYDAATSVVIAGISSGTGAAIITTNGDVTQSGTIVGGALTVDTTGALAGGAITLGSANDAASISLTSANNSNVTFVDANNIVVTGIAAGTGVVSVTAAGEINGTGTLTGSSVALTAASIGLNSASTVDPVAYNMATTPTIDAPLLTLTITGGGVTGAGEQWGGFMNHTAALVSNLDVTVNSSVFVMVGAWKLPLFLALTAGGTLSGYSAASGGVMLASSTNAAASDAVSNAAYFAPETYMYGDYEPDVTGAGASSPECMSLKKGKTRKIAYCVSASK